The genome window TCCGTCCGATCGAGGATATTGATCGATTCTGGTTAGCCCATTTCAAATCTTTTCTGATTCTGGCTTTAATCATTCGTTATGAAACTACCGACCCAAGTATTTTCTGATGTGTACCAACAACTGGTTCGTAATTCCAAGTATCGTTGGCTGATTGTTGTAGGTTCGATCGTTTATTTGGTCAGCCCACCCAATCTATGGACGGATCTGTTCCCAATTATTGGCTGGATTGATGATGGGTTGTTGATCACGTTGTTGGTCACCGAATTGACAGCAGCACTCCAGGAATTTCGCGATCGACGTTCGCAGCCTACAGCAACTGTGTCAGACGAACATAAAACAACGGTGGATGTAGATTCCACCCAAGTGAAGTAGGTCACCTCGCAGCCGATCAGCGCTGGGAAACCCGAGTACAAGCTTGCGTTAGCGTGGTTGTCAGGAGTTAGAGCGCCCTAGAGCACAACGTTGGAGCGCCCTGGGGCAAAACTAAGTTTGATCTTCAGACGCTCTTGCCCCATCGATTGTAATTGCGTCGATCGATGAAACAAGAGCGCATGGTGTCCCTCCGGCAGACGGGGGTCAGGGGTGAGCCATCAATCCGGTCGTCAGCGCTTTTAAGCATTCCTCTTCACTGACAATGGGTGTACAGGCAACTAAATGCCAACGATCGAGAATTGTTTGATTGTTATAAATAAAAATGGCTAACTCTCGATGATGCTCCAATAAGTGAAAAACAAAGGGTAGCGTTTCCTCTCCCGAATTCAAAAAGTTCGTACTAATGATGGCGGCCTTGGGAGCTAACCAATCTAAAACAGGTTTTGCTTCCGTTGGATTAGCGGTGATGTAGGGTTTCCAACCTTGTGCTCCTACCTGTTGTGCAATTTGCTCTGCGATCGTGCGTTGTTCTTCAACAATCAGTAAGCTCAAAACTTCCGAGGGCGCTTCCGGTTCCGTAACGGGGACAGCGGGTTCTAGGGGCAGTTCTGAAGATGGAGTCGCGATCGCTGCAAACGTTGTATTTAATCGATATCCGAGGCCATAGACCGTTTCGATGAGATCTTCCATTCCCACCGTTTTCAGCTTTTGGCGCAATCCTTTAATGTGGGATTTAACCGTATTTTCCTCTGGCAACTCATGCTCAAACGACCAGAGTTGATTAATGATCGCACCTCGGCTAAACAACCGCTGGGGATGCCGGAGGAATAATTCTAAAAGTGCCAACTCTTTGGGGCGTAGAGCCAAGGGCTTACCATCGTAGGAAACTTCACAAGCACAGGGATCCAGCCGTAATTTCCCAATTTCGAGGACAGATGACATGGGAAGCTGCTGTCCACGGCGCAGTAAAGCGCGAACTCGGGCATTTAATTCTGCTAACCGTACCGGCTTGACTAAGTAATCATCGGCACCAGAGTCTAAGCCAATAATTTGATCGTGGCTGGTGCCTCGAGCCGTCAGCATCAGGACAGGTACTAGCTGCCCATCTTCCCGCAATTTCCGGCACAATGTAATTCCATCCAGTCGAGGTAGCATGACATCGAGGATAATCAAGTCGTATTCTACGGCTTGCAGCATTTCCCAACCGATCAGGCCATCTTGAGCCGTATCAATGAGATAGTGTTGCTCAGAGAGGGCATCCACAAATTGTGTGGCCAGATCCTGATTATCTTCAATAATTAGAATTCGCATACTATGTATCGACACGCATTGAAACTACATCATGGGCACTACACTCATTTCAGAAACTAGTGAATCTCTACCTAGTAAATCGCTTTAAGTCGCTACCTTTAAGTCGCTACATTGTGTGGATAGAAATTACTCTCCCTGAAGCGAGTAACACTGTTGATCGCTTACACGAAACACCTGAGTATTCCCACAATTCTGCGAATCGTTCACTTCACTGGGCACTTTTAATGCAAGAACAACCCCGCCTGTAATCACTGTAGAGATTGTCAAAATTGCAACTAAGCCCACTTTATAGAAGTTGTTTTGTAACAGCATCGGCGTAACCTGAACCCTATACTGTTAGTGTGATTGCCAAAAGTGGAAAACTAGATGACCGCTTTATAAACCCAAGTAATTACTTCATCTTCACTTCATCCTTGCTGAACCGCAACATTAGGGAATCCTGCTAAATCGCAACTGTAAAGATAGAACCTTTGGGTTCATTCGCTTCTAAGGAAATTCGCCCCCCATGGGCTTCGATCGCCATTTTACAAAAGGCCAAGCCCAAGCCCGTTTGCTTAACCCCTTGGAACCCCTCCCCGACTTCATATTTCTGAAAGAGGCGATCCTGCAACTCTTCACTGACCCCACGGCCCGTATCTTTTACATGAATTTGCATTTGGATCTCTTCAGGATATTCAACTGCGATCGTGACTTGGCTATTGGAAGGTGAAAACTTGATCGCATTTGAGACTAAATTATCTAACACTCGCTGAATCAGGAGGGGATCAAGGCAAACTTGTTTTTTGTGGGAAGGATGATCGAGGACAACCTTAACCCCTTTTTGCGTCGCAATTTCCTCAAATTCTGCAGCAACTTGGTGACAGAGATCTTCCAAATCCAAGTGACTAGGATTGAGGACGAGTCGTCCCGATTCCAGCTTGGCCATTAATAGCAAACTATCTACCAGACATTCCAATTGACGGGTTGCCCCACGAATCTGTTCAACCTTCTTCGCTTGCTTATCTTGTATCCCAGCCATTTCCAAAATGTCGCAGGCTAGGACGATCGTCGATAGAGGATTGCGCAAATCATGCACAATCATGTTGGACATATCTTCTCGCAGTTGGAGAGAATCTTCTTTTAAGGCCAACAGATGCTGGAGCTCGTCATATTGCTGCTTGATACGTAGCATCGATCGAACCCGAGCCCGCAACTCAATCCCATTGACAGGCTTTCCAACAAAATCATCCGCCCCAGCCTCTAAGCAACTGGCTAGATCCTGTTTCGAGTTCAGCGCAGTCACCATAATTACGGGAATATGCTGCCAACTAGGACTGGCTTTGAGCCGACGACACACTTCTAGGCCATCCATTTCTGGCATCATGACATCGAGCAGAATGACATCGGGAATCTGCTTTTCGAGGAAAGCTAAGGCCGCAGGGCCACTGTTCACATATTCCAGATGATAGCCCTCTTTAAACAGCAGGATTTCCACCACATCAAAGTTGTCTGGCTCATCATCAATCACCAAGAGATAGGGAGTAGTTTCATTCATACAGGCTTTCCGTCCGTGTCGTTCCTAGAGAGTGCTATGGGCTAATCGAACAAGTGAGGGGAGGTAGTTGCAATAACTCGTGAATGGTAAGTGTTAACTGTTTTAAGGACACCGGCTTCGTCATATATTGATTGGCTCCGGTGGCTAAACATCGTTCCCGATCGCCCTGCATAACCAGCGCAGTCAGTGCAATGATGGGAATCGCTTGGGTGGCCGGGTGAGACCGGATACTTTGAATCGCCATCAAGCCATCGGTTCCCGGCATTTGAATATCCATAATAATCAGTTGGGGTTTGAGTGTTTGACTCATTTGAATGGCTTCTGCACCATCCTTTGCCATTTTTAAGCGATATCCTTGTTCGATTAAATAGTCCGAGAGCATTTCCCGATTGGCTTCATTGTCCTCTGCCAGCAAAATCAATGGTGCGGGCTGACTCGGCTGTACGGGTTCATCCGGTTCATAGGTGGGCAGGGGTTCGATCGTCACCGTCGGTTGAGGCTTCAGCCAAGGCTTATTCTTGAGTTGCCAGGGAAGTGTAATGGTAAACTGACTGCCTTTCCCCACTTCACTTTTCACCGCGATCGTCCCGTTATGTAACTGCACAATCCGTTTGACCAGCGCTAAGCCCAAGCCAGTACCTTCATACTGACGATTGAGGCTGCTATCAATTTGGACAAAGGACTGAAAGAGTTTATTGAGGTCTTCTTGGGCAATCCCAATCCCAGTATCAATCACATGAAAATTGATTTTTTGATTAATTTCATCCAGCTCTACAATCAATGAAATCTGACCCTGTTCCGGTGTAAATTTCACCGCATTACTTAACAGGTTGATCAGTGATTGCCGCATCCGCAAATCATCCACTTGAATATAGATGCCCTCAGCGGGAACCTGCAAATGGATTTGGAGAGACTTCTTCGTGGCGAGTTGACGAATAAAACTCAAACTGGACTCACATAAATGGTGAATATCCACCATGGCCATGTGCAACTCCAGCTTGCCAGATTCAATTTTTGCTAAATCTAGAATGTCGTTAATCAACTCCAGCAAATGCCGCCCGCTTCGTTCGATCGTGCCGATCGATTTAAGTTGCTTAGCATTTAAATCCCCATAGACCTGATCTAACAACCCTTCTGACAAGCCTAGAATGGCATTGAGCGGTGTGCGCAATTCATGGCTCATATTGGCCAGAAACTCATCCTTGAGGCGGGTCACCCGAGCCAATTCCAGGTTGGCATCCGCAAGGCAATCATTAATAATTTGGAGTTTATCTTCAGCGCGTTTTCGCTCACTAATATCGATTTGGATAAAGACGGCATTTTGTTCGCGATTGTATTTCTGCGCGATCGTTAAATAGGTAAAGGATTCCGAATCAACGACATAGGTAATTTCTTGACTGGCAGATTGCTGATTGGAGGCAAAGAACTCCTTAACGAACTGAATAAATTGACTTTCCTCCTGCATAAAGCCAACGGGACGCCCGGTGAAGTCCTCGGGTTGGAGTTGGAATTGTTCAGCAACTTTACGATTCACCCCCAAATACGTCTGATTGGCACCTACCCAGGAAATCGTTTCGGGAACTGCATTGAGTACAGCCTTGAGTTGCTCCTTGGATTCCTGCAAGGCATTTTCACCCTGCTTACGGGTCATAGCCGTGGCAATGTAGGTCGTAACCGTCTTGGCAATCTTAATTTCTTCTTCCGAAAAAATATGAGGCGTATCGTAGTAGACAATCACTTTACCCAGGTTCTGACTTTGATAGCACAGGGGAAAGGACGCCGCCGCTTGAATCGACTCCACAGCCCGTAAATGGGTCAAAAAGGGAATGCCCGCCGTATCACTAAAATCCGACAGAATCACTACCTGATCATTCAACCCCGTTTGGGAGGTTTCAAAATGACTTTCCACAGCGGTTTGATAATTCTGGCTCAGGCCGACCGAAGCCTGATAGCGGGGAATACCCCGATCGTCCGGAATTAAGATGGCCGCCGAAAAGACCTGTAAGGTTTGACAAATGCCATTGAGGCCGATCGTATAAATCTCCTCTAAGGTTTCCGCCTGATTGAGATCCAGCACTAAGTGATACAGCCAGTTCAATCGTTCAATCTGAAGGTTGAGTTGCGCTTCTGTCCGTTGGTGCTGTTGAATTTCTGCAATTAACTTTTCATTGGTTAAGGTCAGTTCGTGGGTGCGTTGCTGCACCCGCTGTTCTAATTTGGCATTCAGTTCATGCAGGGCCGAAGTCGCCCGTTGCCGTTCTAGTTCAGACGCAGCACGGGCAGCCAGAATTTTCAAAATTCGTTCAAAGTGTTCCCGATCGTGCATGGGCAAGTTGTCGAGAATAAAGAGGTGCCCAAAGGTCGTGCCCTCTCCATCCTGCATGGCAACCCCCAAATAGCTTTCTGCTTCCAGGGCAATCAAATTTTTGTCTCGGGGAAATAGCTGTTGCAGATTCTCGGCACAGTGGTAAACGCCATGGCGGAACACCTGCTCGCAGGGGGTGCCAGCAACCGGGTAGCGAAGATTGGGAGACACTTGGTGATCCGACCAAACCACTAAGGTCGAAACCCAATCCCCTTCTAGGGTGCCGATCGCCGCTTGACGGACGCCTAGCACTTGGGTGATTTGATGCACAAGAATTCGTAAAAATCGATCGCCCGTGGAAGAGACCGTCCCTTCGACTAAATTGCGCAGCGCCACTTCAAATTGGTTCTGTTCCGTCCTGGAGGGTTGCGATCGACTCACTTGGTAGATCACAATCTGAAACCCCAACACCTTACCCGCGTGACTGCGAATGGGAGAAACTTGCGCACTGAGTTGGCACCAATTGCCTCGCGCTTGCCGACACCTCAGCTCAAGTCCGATCGGTTGGTAGGCTAGTGTCAATAGCTCCGATCGTTGCAATTGCCCATAGTTTTGCCAATCCTCCGGATGGATGAAGGCACCCAGGGCTTGATCTTGCAACGCACCCGGTTCAACACCCACCAATTGATAGAACTGCGGAGAAGCATAGGTGATTTGGCCATTAACGGTATGAGTTAAGAGCATTCTGTTGGCAATTTCAGAACCACTCAGTGGGCCAGTTTCACTAATGGCAAGACCCGCTTCGGCCTGTTTGCGATCGGTAATATCTGTGATGGTGCCCAGGTAGCTGGTCTGCGCAGTCGGCTGATCCAAAACTGGAACAATCTGTCCATAGACCCAACGGATCTGCCCACTGGGATGTTGAAATCGATATTCCGCAATAAATTCACTCTGGGTCTGGAGAGCATACTGCCATAACGTGATGATCTGCCCACGATCTTGCTCATCAACGGTTGCAATCCAGTCAGCCTGAAGTAATTCGGCTCGTGAGTAACCCGTGATCTGGCAATAGCGATCGTTGAACTCTTCATAGGTGCCCGTCCCGCTGAGCCAAAAGACGCCCACCGGAGAAATTTGGGCGAGTTGGTCATAGCACGTTTGACGTGATAGGGCACGATCGACAGTAGGCGCGGGCCATGGCGAACCCACTTGAGCCAGGGTGAGCAGAGAGTGGATCGTGAGGGAGAAGAGTTCGGGTTGGAGAACCCGCTGCGATAGGTAGCTCCATTCCCGAGAGTCTATTAAACCTAGTTGTCTGGGATTAAAGTCATCGGGGCCGATCCAAAGACAGGGGATGCCCAATGCTTGCAACGGTTGTTGAGCCGTGAGCAGGGTATCTCTATCGACCGCCTCACTGAAACCGATCACCATGAGTTGGGGACGCTGCTGTTCACAATACATCAGCCCGGCTTCTAGCGTCAGGCAAGTATTCACTTCAAACTGATATCGCCAATCGTTATTCAACCATTGCAGATAACAGTCTCTCAATGGCTTGGCTGCCTCAATGAGGAGGATCGAGATAGGCAGATCGAAGGGCATAGGAGGTACGATCGTTAGGCGAGCAAATCAGCACTGAAATATAAGGCTTATTCGTTCTAGCATTCACTATCTTGGCCAAAAATCTCTGCTTTCAAAAATCCTAATCTTGTAATCACCCTCCATTTTGGGCAGGATCCAACTGTGAGTTACCTTGGAGAGAATCGGTGATCCTAGAAACTATCCTGACAGTAGTGAGCCCTGATAGAGTAAGACTGATAGCCGTGAGCCCTGATAGAATGAGCCCTGACAGCTGTGAATACTGATAACAGTGAGTCCTGCAGAATTCCGTTGGGTACACCTCTCTAGAATGATGGGGAAGATTCGATCGTATCGCAATTAAATTGTGGATGCAGGCACCGCCGCCGGTAAATGCACCGTGATATGGGTTCCGAGATCCAACTGGCTGGTGAGGGTGAGCTTGCCACCAAACCATTCAATTAAACGCTTCGCAATAATCAACCCTAACCCAATCCCCTGCTGTTCATAGGTTGAACGCTCGAATTGCACATAGGCTCCTAGGGCTTTGATCTGCTGGGCATTCATCCCTCTACCTTGATCAATCACGTCAAGGCAATAGGAATTTTGAGCGACCCGACCAATCACCTTGACGGGGGTGCCCTGCTCAGAGAACTTAAATGCGTTATCGATCAATTCAATCGCGATTTTTTCCATGTATTCGGCAGAAATTCCAGCCGTCGATCGTTGCAGATCAATGTGAAGATCTGGGGAACGATTCCACCGATGGGCAACTTCTCTAGCCGTATGTTGAACAATGTCATTGATTTCGTAGGCGTCGGATGCCGATCGGATCGGAGGTGCCCCAAGGCGGCTCTGCATTTCAAGATCCAGGTAGAGCAGCGCATTTTGGGTCAGGTGATGGAGCCGTTTTGCGGATGTCCGAATAAACTCCAGCAATTCAACAATTTCAGATTCTTCTAGCGCATCCCGATCGTTGAGAAGCAGGTCGGTGGAACAGAGGATGCCATTGAGGGGCGTATTGAGTTCGTGGGGCAGGGCATGTTTGATCGCGTCCCGAAAGTGGCTAATCCGAGATTGGGTTTGGTCTTCGGAAATCGCTTGTTTGGTCAGTTGGGTGGAAACCGCTCGCAGCAGTTCATCCGCTGTAAACGGTTTAGTCAGGTAATCATCTGCCCCCGCTTCCATCCCTTGCCGGAGATCCCGACGATCGGCCTTAGCCGTGAGAAAAATAAAGGGAATACCCGCCGTGGTTTCCTTCTGCCGCAGGGAGTGCAGCACGCCATGCCCATCGAGTTCGGGCATCATGACATCGCACAAAATTAAGTCCGGTTGCGTTTGCTCGGCTAACTGAAGTCCCTGTAGCCCATCGGGCGCTACGATCGGATCATAGTTAGACAGCATCAAAATTTCTTCAATATTGGCCCGAATGGCCCCTTCATCTTCAATGACTAGAATTTTTCCCACCATGGTTAACCTCCCATTTCATGATGGCTAGCAGTAGTTCCTAAGAGCATCGCCAAAACTATCTAGCCATTCTTTACGAGTTATTTTTTTAAGCGAATGAATCGGTAAAACTACGTGCATTTACAACGCATGCGTTAGGCGATCGCCCTAGGCGCTGTGCATTAATCAATATGCGTTAGTCAATATGCGTGAATCAAAAGGAAACCATCATGCAGGATGCTGGACTTAGGCCTGAGTTAAACGGGGAATGGTTACCGTAAAAATGCTGCCTTGATTAAGCTGACTGCAAACTTCTAACTGACCACCATGCAATGCCAGACACTTTTCAACGATGCATAGACCAAGCCCTGTTCCTGGAATAGTACCCACATTTTGCCCACGATGAAACAACTGACAGATCTGAGAGAGATCTTCTGGGGCAATCCCAATGCCTTGATCTTCAATGGCAATGCGAATCGTATCTTCCTGGAGGGTCACTGCAATTTTGATTAAACTTTCTGGACGGGAATACTTGTTAGCATTGGACAGAAGATGGGTGAAAATTTGCCGGAAAAGCCCCCGATCGATCAAAACCTTATGCCATTGCAGGGACGAGTTCAGATCCTCAGATTGGGCGCTGCGGGTGGGCTGAACCGCTGTTGAAATGGCAATTAAGCGATCGGGCGATTGAATATTGAGGTCTTTTACCAGTTCTTCAATTAATTCCAGGCAATCACAGGCAGTGGGTCGGCACTCCAGATATCCCGTATCCGCTTTGTACAGCAATAGGATTTCATCTAAGATCTGGGTTGTATGCTGCACATAGGTTTGAATGCATTGCAAGTGATGATTTTTCTTGCTGACATCAATTTGATCCCCAAAATGGGTAAGAATGCTGGCGGAAGAAGCAATCACTGCGAGGGGGGTACGAAGTTCGTGGGAAGCACGGGTGACGAAGTGGGTACAGAGTTCACGAAAGTCTGGATTGGGAACACAGACCTCCAAGGTTTTCTGGCGATCGCCAGGGGTCTCTTGCCGGGGGGTGGAACCCAATGGATCTAAGCCCAAGGGATCTAAACCCAAGGGATCTAAACCCAGTGGATTAGCTTGTTGCTCAGATTTTGCATTGACTAAGTCAACCGGACTCAGACTTAAGAAAAGAATGGGCATTGCCTCCGTGCTATGGCTCAATGTTTGGAGCTGTATTTCTGCCAGCATTTTGACGGGAACTTGATGCTTCGTTTGGAGCCACATTTCGATGGACTCTTCCTGATGTTCAAACTTTGGATAGAATCCTTCTAGCGTGCGATCGGCCTGATCTGATTCCCGATTAGGCGCAATGAGATCAACCAGAAACAGTTGCTGTGCTTCGAGCAGGCTATAACCGAATTGTTCCTGCCAAGCCCGATTGACATGGAGAATCCGACCGTCTTTGAGAGAGACCAATTTCACAGCTTGAGGCAGACTATCTAGGCAAAGATTAAGCAGCGCATCCTTGATTTGGAGCTGATGCTGGAGGTGGCAAATTTGATTTTCTAAAACATCGATTGTCGCGTCCATTCTTCTTTGACTCAATGTATGACTTAACATGACGTGGCTCTCACAAATCTTTGGCCTGACCAACAATAGGAACACTCACTCAGTAGACATTGCATAGGTGAAGGGCGATCGTCTGACCATCACCCCCATCTGACCATCACCCCCATCTGACCATCGCCCCAAGGGGGGAGGGAGATCTTCCTCATCGATTGCGCAACGTCAACCAATTTTTGGGCTACATAGAGTACAAATCGAGTACAAATCAAACGACAAAGGACTGACCCAGGGTATGGGCCAACTTGCATCCAGATTACCCATTTGAGGTAGCCTTTGCACATTTGTAAGCAGATGTCAGCAGACTTCTATGCAAGCAGGCTTCTACGAGAAGACTCTCCTACGTGGTGTCCCATAGACTGAATCCGTAGGATGACTTTCCGATTCCAACATTTACGCAGATTGAATGACATTCATCCAAGGCTCCATTTCCTGTGATTACACTATTCACTGAAACCAAAGGGTCAGCATCTTGGGTTACAGGATGCTGATAGCCGCGAGGGTATCTGAAAAATTACTGAGGAAAGTTCTACGGACTCTGATGGCTAATGAGTCAGTTCCAGTAGATAGAACTACTGAATGAATCATCATTGCTTTACCTTATCTACATAAAACAGGAGATTTGTGCAATGGTGGAGGACGAAAATCAAAAACCGTCGCAATAGATAACAAGCTGACCGACGCATAGAGCGGTCTGGGGATGGTACGAGGCCGACATAGGGACACGCGAAGAAGGATTACGGATTTTTCCATTTTGGGGAACGCTGAATCTATCTCCAATCCTTCCACCCTACTTCCAGCCCATTTCCACCGAACTTCCACCGAACTTCCACCCCAGCGTCAGACAAACCCTATGGTTCTTCCTTTGGTTGCATTATTAGGACAAGCTACGATCGCGCCATCCACCCTCTCTGTAACTCACGCATTCCCATCTTCAGAGCCCCAATCTCCAGGCACCCAGGCTCCGGGCAGTGCACCCATGGCAACCCAACGATCAGAACGCCCTCCCTCTTCGCCCCAGCCGCAATCGTCCCCACAGCCACAATCGTCCCCACAGCCGCAATCAGCCAAACTTTCCGATTGGGAACGCTGTCAGCACCAGTGGCAAGCCCACCAACTAGAAGGGGCATTGCGATCGTGCCAAGCAGCCTTGGAGCAGGCTCGTAACCGACGCGATCGCGAGATGGAAGGCCGCATTCTGACGAGCCTTGGCATTTTGTATCGATCGTTGGGTCAGCCGTCAGAGTCGCTACAAGCGTTGACCCAGAGTGTGGCAGTCTATCGCCAGATGCACCATGCGTCGGGGTTATCCATGGCGTTGTTCTATTGGGGCCAAGCGCAAACCCTCCAGGGCAATTTGGATCAGGCGATCGCGGCATATCAGGAAGGACTTCGCCTAGTTCAGCCCCCGCAGGATTGGAGCAGGAAGGTGCATTTTCTCTTTCATCTCAGTGGAACGTATTCTCTCCAAGGAAATTTGGATGCAGCGATCGCGACCTATCAAGATATCTTGACCCAGGCGAAACAATGGGGCGATCGCGACAGTGAATTTAGTGCGCTGAATGGTTTAGGGAGCTTGTATACCACGCAGGGGAATTACGCCAAGGCGATCGAATACCATCAACGGAGCTTGCAGCAGGCCGCAGCACGGAAAGCCGAAGCCCAGAGAGTACAGGCGCTCAGTAGCTTGGGCCTCGTTTATTACACGCTTGGGGATTACGATCGGGCGAGTCAGACCTATCACAGGGCGCTGCCCCTGGCCCAACAGTTGAAAGATGCACGGGGCGAAGCTGCCATTTTGAGCGGATTGGGACTGGTCTATTCCGCCCGCAAGGAATGGCAACGGGGCATTGATTATCAACAGCGGAGTCTCGTTTTGGTTCGCAAGTTGG of Alkalinema sp. FACHB-956 contains these proteins:
- a CDS encoding response regulator transcription factor, which translates into the protein MRILIIEDNQDLATQFVDALSEQHYLIDTAQDGLIGWEMLQAVEYDLIILDVMLPRLDGITLCRKLREDGQLVPVLMLTARGTSHDQIIGLDSGADDYLVKPVRLAELNARVRALLRRGQQLPMSSVLEIGKLRLDPCACEVSYDGKPLALRPKELALLELFLRHPQRLFSRGAIINQLWSFEHELPEENTVKSHIKGLRQKLKTVGMEDLIETVYGLGYRLNTTFAAIATPSSELPLEPAVPVTEPEAPSEVLSLLIVEEQRTIAEQIAQQVGAQGWKPYITANPTEAKPVLDWLAPKAAIISTNFLNSGEETLPFVFHLLEHHRELAIFIYNNQTILDRWHLVACTPIVSEEECLKALTTGLMAHP
- a CDS encoding DUF1232 domain-containing protein; amino-acid sequence: MKLPTQVFSDVYQQLVRNSKYRWLIVVGSIVYLVSPPNLWTDLFPIIGWIDDGLLITLLVTELTAALQEFRDRRSQPTATVSDEHKTTVDVDSTQVK
- a CDS encoding response regulator, whose translation is MVGKILVIEDEGAIRANIEEILMLSNYDPIVAPDGLQGLQLAEQTQPDLILCDVMMPELDGHGVLHSLRQKETTAGIPFIFLTAKADRRDLRQGMEAGADDYLTKPFTADELLRAVSTQLTKQAISEDQTQSRISHFRDAIKHALPHELNTPLNGILCSTDLLLNDRDALEESEIVELLEFIRTSAKRLHHLTQNALLYLDLEMQSRLGAPPIRSASDAYEINDIVQHTAREVAHRWNRSPDLHIDLQRSTAGISAEYMEKIAIELIDNAFKFSEQGTPVKVIGRVAQNSYCLDVIDQGRGMNAQQIKALGAYVQFERSTYEQQGIGLGLIIAKRLIEWFGGKLTLTSQLDLGTHITVHLPAAVPASTI
- a CDS encoding PAS domain S-box protein; the protein is MPFDLPISILLIEAAKPLRDCYLQWLNNDWRYQFEVNTCLTLEAGLMYCEQQRPQLMVIGFSEAVDRDTLLTAQQPLQALGIPCLWIGPDDFNPRQLGLIDSREWSYLSQRVLQPELFSLTIHSLLTLAQVGSPWPAPTVDRALSRQTCYDQLAQISPVGVFWLSGTGTYEEFNDRYCQITGYSRAELLQADWIATVDEQDRGQIITLWQYALQTQSEFIAEYRFQHPSGQIRWVYGQIVPVLDQPTAQTSYLGTITDITDRKQAEAGLAISETGPLSGSEIANRMLLTHTVNGQITYASPQFYQLVGVEPGALQDQALGAFIHPEDWQNYGQLQRSELLTLAYQPIGLELRCRQARGNWCQLSAQVSPIRSHAGKVLGFQIVIYQVSRSQPSRTEQNQFEVALRNLVEGTVSSTGDRFLRILVHQITQVLGVRQAAIGTLEGDWVSTLVVWSDHQVSPNLRYPVAGTPCEQVFRHGVYHCAENLQQLFPRDKNLIALEAESYLGVAMQDGEGTTFGHLFILDNLPMHDREHFERILKILAARAASELERQRATSALHELNAKLEQRVQQRTHELTLTNEKLIAEIQQHQRTEAQLNLQIERLNWLYHLVLDLNQAETLEEIYTIGLNGICQTLQVFSAAILIPDDRGIPRYQASVGLSQNYQTAVESHFETSQTGLNDQVVILSDFSDTAGIPFLTHLRAVESIQAAASFPLCYQSQNLGKVIVYYDTPHIFSEEEIKIAKTVTTYIATAMTRKQGENALQESKEQLKAVLNAVPETISWVGANQTYLGVNRKVAEQFQLQPEDFTGRPVGFMQEESQFIQFVKEFFASNQQSASQEITYVVDSESFTYLTIAQKYNREQNAVFIQIDISERKRAEDKLQIINDCLADANLELARVTRLKDEFLANMSHELRTPLNAILGLSEGLLDQVYGDLNAKQLKSIGTIERSGRHLLELINDILDLAKIESGKLELHMAMVDIHHLCESSLSFIRQLATKKSLQIHLQVPAEGIYIQVDDLRMRQSLINLLSNAVKFTPEQGQISLIVELDEINQKINFHVIDTGIGIAQEDLNKLFQSFVQIDSSLNRQYEGTGLGLALVKRIVQLHNGTIAVKSEVGKGSQFTITLPWQLKNKPWLKPQPTVTIEPLPTYEPDEPVQPSQPAPLILLAEDNEANREMLSDYLIEQGYRLKMAKDGAEAIQMSQTLKPQLIIMDIQMPGTDGLMAIQSIRSHPATQAIPIIALTALVMQGDRERCLATGANQYMTKPVSLKQLTLTIHELLQLPPLTCSISP
- a CDS encoding hybrid sensor histidine kinase/response regulator encodes the protein MNETTPYLLVIDDEPDNFDVVEILLFKEGYHLEYVNSGPAALAFLEKQIPDVILLDVMMPEMDGLEVCRRLKASPSWQHIPVIMVTALNSKQDLASCLEAGADDFVGKPVNGIELRARVRSMLRIKQQYDELQHLLALKEDSLQLREDMSNMIVHDLRNPLSTIVLACDILEMAGIQDKQAKKVEQIRGATRQLECLVDSLLLMAKLESGRLVLNPSHLDLEDLCHQVAAEFEEIATQKGVKVVLDHPSHKKQVCLDPLLIQRVLDNLVSNAIKFSPSNSQVTIAVEYPEEIQMQIHVKDTGRGVSEELQDRLFQKYEVGEGFQGVKQTGLGLAFCKMAIEAHGGRISLEANEPKGSIFTVAI
- a CDS encoding PAS domain-containing sensor histidine kinase, with amino-acid sequence MDATIDVLENQICHLQHQLQIKDALLNLCLDSLPQAVKLVSLKDGRILHVNRAWQEQFGYSLLEAQQLFLVDLIAPNRESDQADRTLEGFYPKFEHQEESIEMWLQTKHQVPVKMLAEIQLQTLSHSTEAMPILFLSLSPVDLVNAKSEQQANPLGLDPLGLDPLGLDPLGSTPRQETPGDRQKTLEVCVPNPDFRELCTHFVTRASHELRTPLAVIASSASILTHFGDQIDVSKKNHHLQCIQTYVQHTTQILDEILLLYKADTGYLECRPTACDCLELIEELVKDLNIQSPDRLIAISTAVQPTRSAQSEDLNSSLQWHKVLIDRGLFRQIFTHLLSNANKYSRPESLIKIAVTLQEDTIRIAIEDQGIGIAPEDLSQICQLFHRGQNVGTIPGTGLGLCIVEKCLALHGGQLEVCSQLNQGSIFTVTIPRLTQA